In Myxococcales bacterium, a single window of DNA contains:
- a CDS encoding efflux RND transporter permease subunit: MSFVGQIELMRTTFSGLGVAVGLAIMVVFMIMATQFKSLRLPLVMLFAIPVSLVGIVLALLAAGQGFSIVALMGVLMVIG; the protein is encoded by the coding sequence ATGTCGTTCGTCGGGCAGATCGAGCTGATGCGAACGACCTTCTCCGGGCTCGGGGTCGCCGTCGGCCTCGCCATCATGGTCGTGTTCATGATCATGGCGACGCAGTTCAAGTCCCTGCGCCTCCCGCTCGTGATGTTGTTCGCGATCCCAGTGTCGCTCGTCGGGATCGTGCTCGCGCTGCTCGCCGCGGGCCAAGGGTTCTCCATCGTCGCGCTGATGGGGGTGCTGATGGTCATCGGG